The nucleotide sequence TCGCCGGCCGTCTTCGTCTTCGGTGCCATCAGTGTGCGTGCCCTTCGTTGCGTCGTTGCGCGGGAGGTTGGGGTGGGGGTGCGCGAAGCGGGGAGCGGACCACTCGCGGCTGCTTCGACCGCTACGGCCGCTTCGGCCGCTTCGACGGCTCACCACGGGGGCCGGTATCCGGTGGTGATCTTGTCTCCGGTACGGCGCCACTTGGGCTCCTTGTCCACCGTCTTGGCGGTGATCGACCGCAGCCTGCGGACGACGGCGCCGTACGCCCCGCTGGCGTTGCTGGAGAGCTTGGCGCCGGGGGGCTCGTCCATGAACGGCATGAACTTGTCGGGGAACCCGGGCATGGTGCAGGCGATGCAGATGCCGCCGACGTTGGGGCAGCCGCCGATCCCGTTCATCCAGCCGCGCTTGGGCACATTGCACTTGACGACCGGGCCCCAGCAGCCGAGCTTGACCAGGCAGGTCGGCGAGTCGTACGACAGGGCGAACTGGCCCTGTTCGTAGTAGCCCGCGCGGTCGCAGCCCTCGTGCACGGTGGCCCCGAAGAGCCAGGTGGGACGCAGCTTGTCGTCCAGCGGGATCATCGGGGCGGAGCCGGCCGCCTGGTAGAGCAGGTAGGTGAGCGTCTCGGAGAAGTTGTCGGGCTGGATGGGACAGCCCGGGACGCACACGATGGGGATGCCTGCGTGGGACTTCCAGTCCCAGCCGAGGTAGTCCGGCACACCCATCGCACCGGTCGGGTTGCCCGCCATGGCGTGGATGCCGCCGTAGGTGGCGCACGTACCGATGGCGACGACCGCCAGCGCCTTCGGGGCGAGCCGGTCGATCCACTCGCTGGTGGTGATCGGCTGGCCGGTCTCCGGGTTGTCGCCGAAGCCGCACCAGTAGCCCTCGGGCTTGATCGACTCGTTGGGGATGGAGCCCTCGACGACCAGGACGAACGGATCGATCTCGCCCCGTTCCCCCTTGAAGAACCACTCGATGAACGTGTCCGAGCCGCCGACGGGCCCGCACTCGAAGTCGATGAGCGGCCAGTGGACGGCGATCTTCGGAAGGCCGGGCAGCACACCGAGCACGATCTCCTCGATGCTGGGCTGCATGGCCGCCGTCAACGCGACCGAGTCACCGTCGCAGCTCAGGCCCGCGTTGATCCAGAGAATGTGGATCGTGGGTGTCTCGTCGGCGGGCGCGCCGCCTGCGTTCGCGGCATCGACTGTTCCCGGCGTCGCCTCAGTCATGGGACCGCCTCCTGGGGAGGTAAGGGATGAAATCCTTTATTTCGACCGTCGCTCTTCTTCGTATCAGCCGTTCGGCCGTGATGAGACGTCATCGAGGGCCGTTCCGGTGACGCCGGCGGCCCAGCGGATCGGCCCGGTTCACGCAACCGGGACAGGACCGAGGTGCGGCGGGGTGCATGTCGGCCGCTCCTTGTGGACGAAGGAGCGGCGCAGCGCGTGGTACGGGGCGTCGGGGTCGTCGAAGGTCCGGCGCATCCGGGCCAGCTCCTGTGCCCGGAAGCCGGCCAGCGGGGTCGCGCTCTCCAGCCGGTCCAGCTCCGTCTTCTTCACGGTGATCCGCGACGCCGTGGCCGGAAGCGCCGCCAGACGCGCCGCCAGGCCGCCGACCTCCCGTGCGAACGCGTCAGGGCCGCAGTCGAGCACCCGGTCGGCGAGCCCGAGGCGCAGCGCGCTCGCCGAGCTCACCGGCAGCGCCTCACGCATCAGCCGCTCCGCCGTCGCGGGACCCACCCTGCGCGGCAGCGTGTGCGTCCAGTACTCCGAGCCGTACAGACCCATCAGACGGTAGTGGGGGTTCAGCACGGCCCCCGAGCGGCACCACACCTCGTCGGCCGCCAGCGCGAGCATCACTCCGCCGGCCGCGGCGTTGCCCGCGATCGCCGCGACCACCAGCCGGTCCGTCGTCGTCAGGACCGCCTCGACCAGATCGTCGATGGCGTCGATGTTCGCCCAGGACTCGGCGGCGGGGTCGTCGGCGGCCTCGATGACGTTGAGGTGGATCCCGTTGGAGAAGAAGTCCCGTTCGCCGCCCAGCACCAGCACCGAGGTGGGCCGCGCGCACGCTTCCCGGTAGGCGTCCAGCAGTCGGCCGCACTGTTCCGTGCTCATGGCGCCGCCGGGGAAGGAGAACGAGAGGAAGCCGACGTTCCCGTCCTCCCGGTAGCGGATGTCCGCCCAGGTCCGGTGCCGCGTCTCGGGCAGGCGGGGCAGGGTGTGCTCGGGCAGCGGCGGCAGTCGGTCGCCCAGGGCCGACACGGCAGGGAGCTTGAACGTGGGCGGCTGCCCCGGGCCGCGCCGGGGCCGCAGCTCCGGGATCCACACGGCGCCGTCCCTGGTGGCCCGGCACACCGCCCCGGCCCGGGTGGCCAGCAGCCCGCCCGGACGGCCGCGCAGCACGCTCTCGGGGTGACCGCCGTGCAGATACCACTCACCGCCGCACAGCACGTCCAGCACACCGGGCTGCGAGTCGGCCGCCCTCAGCTTGCGCAGGACGTCCTGGGTGGAGTCCTCGGCCCAGTCGATCCGCCGGACGCTCTGATCGAGGTACGGACGCGTGCGCGGGCGTGGGACGCCGTCGGACTCACCGGCGTAGGCGTCGGACTCGTCGGCGTAGGCCGTGCCTGCCGCGTCCTGTCGACAGGGCGCGTAGGTGCCCCCGGCGAAGCGCTCCACCGCGAGCAGGACCGCCTCGATCGCGGCGTCGGCGATCTCGCCCCGGTACAGCTCGCTCTTGCCCACCTGAGGAAGCCGGCACGCCACGGAGGCCCATACGTCACCGGCGTCCATCTCCCCGTCGGCCTGCAGGACGGTGACACCCCACTCTTCGACGCCCTCGTGGATCGCCCAGTCCAGGGAGGACGGTCCCCGGTCGCCCACGGGTCCGGGGTGGACGACGAGGCAGGTGTACGCCGACCACACCTCCTCGGGGATGGCCGTCCTCAGCATCGGCGCCACGACGAGCTGGGGTGCGTGCCGCCGCACGGCAGCCGACAACGGACTGCCCGGCAGGGCCAGTTCGACCGCCACGGTGTGGCCGTGGTCGCGCAGCTCGGCGTGGGTGCGCTGGGTGAGACTGTTGAACGCGCTGGCTAGGAGCAGGATGTGCACGGCTGCCTCCGGGCGGGCGAACGGCAGGCAGGGATGACCGCCGACCGCGATCCTCGGCCATGGCGTCCCGCCGCCCCCGGCGGCAGACGGAGAGGTCATCCGAAAGCGGGCGCCCATCGGCCGTCCGGCCTCACCGGACCTCGCCCGCGACGGCACCCGCCGTCCCGGCTCACCTCGCGGTCAGCCCCGGCACACGATCAACGTCGGCGCAGGCCGCTGGTGATGCGCTCCCACGGGGACCGGGTGGCACCGAAGTGGGTCTCGTGGGTCCAGATGTGGGTGCACGACCGGCACTGCAGATGGAGCAGGCTGCCGACATTGGAGAGCAGATAGCGCCAGTGCTCGGAGCAGGTACGGCCCTGCTCGCAGGTGGCGCACCCGCGCCGGTCGTCGCAGTTCGGGCAAGCCACCCAGGCGCGACGCCCGACGTCGGCCTGCGGGTCAAGCGGCAGCACGGCCGCCGCCTCCCCTCGAAAGCACACCGGCCGAGACCAGCTCGTCGTACACGCGCTGCTGCTCCGCGTCGAGACCGGAATACAGCAGCGCGTATGCCGCTTCCTCGCCGCGCAGCGCGGCCACGGGGTCCCAGTCGGCGCCGAGGGCGTCCAGGACATGAGCGCGCCGGAGCAGTTCGTGTGCACTCAGATCGACGTCGAAATCGATCATCGGGGAGGCATCAGGACGGTCGGCGGCAGGATCGCTCGCTGCGACGGGTTCGTCCGGTTCGCCGGGAAGGGCGCGGCCATGGTGGGACATGCGACCGAACGTAGGTAAGCGTTCCTGGCCCCGGCAAGAGCAGGTGGTCGAAGTCACACCCGCTGTCCATCATGCGCGAGGACGTCGGCAGCGAGCATGCGCATCCGCTCCCTCGCGGCCTGCCCGTTCGGTCCTCTCGGCCTCTTCGTCGAGTTGTCGGGTGGCATTGCTTGCCCACCGCGGCAGTTCGTGGCCGTGCGGGGGCGGCACAGGGGCGTACCTGCCGGCGGGGAGCGCCCCTCACAGGCCGGCGAAGAGGTCGTCCAGCGGGGCGGGCACCTGGTCGGGGGCGAGGGCTTCGACCAGGAGGCGGCCGTACCGGATCTTGCGGCCCTTCTTCGTGCCGAGGAAGCGCCGCAGCTGCTGGTGCCGGGGCCGGCCGTGCTGGGCGGGCTGCCGTAGGAAGGTCTGCCAGGGCCGCAGCTCGTCCTCGGCCTGGATGATCTGCTCGATCCGCGCCGTGCCCAGGGCGCGGATCAGCTCGTCCTCCAGATCCGCCGCGCAGACGAAGTGGCTCGGGCGCGGTGCCCAGGCCGGGTCGAGGCCCCGGTCGAAGAAGGGCTTCTCCCGCTCGTCGCACAGACCGAGCAGGCGCAGGCCGAGACCGGGCGGCCCGAGGAGCCCCGCGTAGCGGCCGACACTCATCGCCCCGCCCATGGACACCACACACACTCCCTCGCCCGCCAGGTCACGGCCCCGCTCCGCGGCCAGCGCCTCGACGGCCGCGAGGTCGCTCAGCCCTTCCAGCAGGACCGCCGTGTGCACCCCCAGAAGCTCCGCCAGCTCCCTCGCCGGCCGACCGGAGCCACCAGCCGCCCAGCCTGTGACCTCGTCGCGGAACATGCGCATGTCGACCATGCCAGGAGTCTGCTACGTCCACCGACGGCGGCGCACGCGATATTCGGCGGTGCGACCACGCAGGCACGTCGTCGCACCGCACCGGTGCGCCGGCCCGGCTGGATCCCCTGGCCGCGTCCGCGCCGCTCGGCCGCACATGAAGGCCACCCTGACCACGGAGGTGGTTCGGACCGCGGCCGAAGACGCGGCGAACCCGGGCCGGCCCCGGCCCTTCCCGTCAACTGCGGCCTGGCGGCGGATACTTGTTCGGCCGCTGGGCCTAGGTCCGGCCCTAGGCCTGACCTAGGCCTGACCTAGGCCTTCAGCCTGTTACGCCGCCGTGGCGCCTCGCCTACCGTCCTCGCCATGGATACGACGGGCATTCTCGACGAGGCGCTTCAGAGACTGCACAGCTCGGGGCGGAGCGGTTCGGGCGGCTCACCAATCACGCGCCGATGGCGGTCGAGGCCCTGGCCGCGCACGGTCGAGCCGGTTCGGTGCACCGGTGGCTCGACCTGTACGCGCACAAGCTTGAGGAGTTCCCGTCCGGCGTCGAGCCGGTCACGGACGCCAACTGGCGCTCGGCCCGCGGCGACGCGCGACGCGCCGCCGACTGGATCACCTACTTCGGCCATGAGATCGCCGATCGTTCCTGGCGTGATGTGCTGACCGAGTGGTGGCCCCGTCTTCTGCCCGGCCTGTACGGCGGCTCGACGCACCCGGTGATCAGGGTGGGCCACGCTGTGCGCACTCTTCTGGCCGGTTCGGACACCGAGCCACGCCAGGTCGAACTCGCTCATGGTCTCGGCTATTGGGCCGCCCGTTATCACTCCGTCACGGGGGTCGCTCCGCTGCCCGGCGCCGACGGGGCGGCCGCGGCTCTCGACGAGGTGACACCCATCGCCGAACGGGAAGGCGGTTTCGCCGCCCGGCTCGGCCGCGTCACGGGCCTGCCGGTGTGGGCGCCCGCGATCACGGACGCGGATGAGGCTCGGCGCCACCTCAGCGAACTGGTGCGGGCGGCCACCCACCGATACGCCACCCACGGCCATGGTGAGGAGACCATGCTGGTCCACGCGGCAACGGCCCCCAACGCCGTCCTGCGCGCCCTTCCCGCACTCCCGCGAGCCCTGTGGGTGCCGAGCCTGCGGGCGGCCTGGACGGCATCCGCGGCAGTGACCGCGATGTACGCGCCCCACGCGCCGGTCGCCTACACCCCGCCAGGCGCCTTCGCACCGGAAGAAGTCTTCGAACGAGCCCTGGCGCACGGTGACGAACATGTCATCAAACTGACCGACACGGCCCTCGACGTCGGCGACGAACGGGCGCTGGCGGCGGCTCTACGCTCCATCGAGCTGAGCGAACCGCTGACCTGACCACTGCCGCAGATTCCCGGTTCGCGGCCACGAGTCCGGCCTCACGGCCGGGCTCGTGAGGCCGCGAAGGGGCCCCGCATTGTCAGCGGCAGGCCGGCCGCACCGTGAGATCCCGC is from Streptomyces sp. NBC_01314 and encodes:
- a CDS encoding hydrogenase expression protein HypE; its protein translation is MTEATPGTVDAANAGGAPADETPTIHILWINAGLSCDGDSVALTAAMQPSIEEIVLGVLPGLPKIAVHWPLIDFECGPVGGSDTFIEWFFKGERGEIDPFVLVVEGSIPNESIKPEGYWCGFGDNPETGQPITTSEWIDRLAPKALAVVAIGTCATYGGIHAMAGNPTGAMGVPDYLGWDWKSHAGIPIVCVPGCPIQPDNFSETLTYLLYQAAGSAPMIPLDDKLRPTWLFGATVHEGCDRAGYYEQGQFALSYDSPTCLVKLGCWGPVVKCNVPKRGWMNGIGGCPNVGGICIACTMPGFPDKFMPFMDEPPGAKLSSNASGAYGAVVRRLRSITAKTVDKEPKWRRTGDKITTGYRPPW
- a CDS encoding DUF6400 family protein; the encoded protein is MSHHGRALPGEPDEPVAASDPAADRPDASPMIDFDVDLSAHELLRRAHVLDALGADWDPVAALRGEEAAYALLYSGLDAEQQRVYDELVSAGVLSRGGGGRAAA
- a CDS encoding hydrogenase maturation protein gives rise to the protein MHILLLASAFNSLTQRTHAELRDHGHTVAVELALPGSPLSAAVRRHAPQLVVAPMLRTAIPEEVWSAYTCLVVHPGPVGDRGPSSLDWAIHEGVEEWGVTVLQADGEMDAGDVWASVACRLPQVGKSELYRGEIADAAIEAVLLAVERFAGGTYAPCRQDAAGTAYADESDAYAGESDGVPRPRTRPYLDQSVRRIDWAEDSTQDVLRKLRAADSQPGVLDVLCGGEWYLHGGHPESVLRGRPGGLLATRAGAVCRATRDGAVWIPELRPRRGPGQPPTFKLPAVSALGDRLPPLPEHTLPRLPETRHRTWADIRYREDGNVGFLSFSFPGGAMSTEQCGRLLDAYREACARPTSVLVLGGERDFFSNGIHLNVIEAADDPAAESWANIDAIDDLVEAVLTTTDRLVVAAIAGNAAAGGVMLALAADEVWCRSGAVLNPHYRLMGLYGSEYWTHTLPRRVGPATAERLMREALPVSSASALRLGLADRVLDCGPDAFAREVGGLAARLAALPATASRITVKKTELDRLESATPLAGFRAQELARMRRTFDDPDAPYHALRRSFVHKERPTCTPPHLGPVPVA
- a CDS encoding TOPRIM nucleotidyl transferase/hydrolase domain-containing protein; amino-acid sequence: MVDMRMFRDEVTGWAAGGSGRPARELAELLGVHTAVLLEGLSDLAAVEALAAERGRDLAGEGVCVVSMGGAMSVGRYAGLLGPPGLGLRLLGLCDEREKPFFDRGLDPAWAPRPSHFVCAADLEDELIRALGTARIEQIIQAEDELRPWQTFLRQPAQHGRPRHQQLRRFLGTKKGRKIRYGRLLVEALAPDQVPAPLDDLFAGL